The Tenacibaculum jejuense genome includes a window with the following:
- a CDS encoding thiol-disulfide oxidoreductase DCC family protein, protein MKTLNQHTLLYDTDCPLCNLYTRAFIKAKMLDTEGRKSFEKITSKEKSFVDIKRAVNEIALIDRENKQVTYGIDSLLKVIGNSFPIVEKIGNFKPIKYGLSKLYSLISYNRKVIIPSDKKESEELECIPSFNVKYRLLFIVLGTLITSITLFQFSHIIQALPKASFIREIWLALGLIISQVVFVINKDSKTILNYVGNIITVSLMGCIGLFQLMLLNSMISFPQWLILFAFSGVVGFMFFEHKRRIKLLELPSYLSWTWIGYRVIILFFILNV, encoded by the coding sequence ATGAAAACTTTAAATCAACATACATTATTATACGATACCGATTGTCCGTTATGTAATTTGTACACTAGGGCTTTTATTAAGGCTAAAATGTTAGATACAGAAGGAAGAAAATCATTTGAGAAAATCACATCAAAAGAGAAATCATTTGTAGATATAAAACGAGCTGTAAACGAAATAGCTTTAATTGATAGAGAAAATAAACAAGTGACTTATGGTATCGATAGTTTATTAAAAGTAATAGGGAACTCATTTCCAATTGTAGAAAAAATAGGAAACTTCAAGCCTATTAAATACGGATTATCAAAGTTATATTCTTTAATTTCTTACAATAGAAAAGTAATTATCCCTTCAGATAAAAAAGAATCAGAAGAATTGGAATGTATTCCAAGTTTCAATGTGAAATACAGATTATTATTTATTGTTTTAGGAACTTTAATAACTTCAATAACCTTATTTCAGTTTTCACATATAATTCAAGCATTACCAAAAGCAAGTTTTATAAGAGAAATTTGGTTGGCATTAGGTTTAATCATCTCTCAAGTCGTTTTTGTAATCAATAAAGATTCTAAAACCATTTTGAATTACGTCGGAAACATCATTACTGTTTCTTTAATGGGCTGTATTGGGTTGTTCCAACTCATGTTACTAAACAGTATGATCAGTTTTCCACAATGGTTAATCTTATTTGCTTTTTCTGGAGTGGTTGGTTTCATGTTTTTTGAACATAAAAGAAGAATCAAATTATTAGAGTTACCAAGTTATTTAAGTTGGACTTGGATCGGATACAGAGTGATTATTTTATTTTTCATCTTAAACGTATAA
- a CDS encoding GbsR/MarR family transcriptional regulator → MKLEDAKIKYIQTWGSLATSWGINKTMAQVHALLLATNKALSADEIMEALKISRGNVNMNVRALIDWGIVRKEFVVGERKEFFVADKDIWELFKQVTKERKKREIEPVLKVLEELQNDVSEDSEDAEVFRKLMKDILSVTGMFNGLLEKAIKADEHWLLSNFTRLIKK, encoded by the coding sequence ATGAAGTTAGAAGACGCAAAAATAAAGTACATACAAACTTGGGGTAGTTTAGCAACAAGTTGGGGAATAAATAAAACTATGGCTCAAGTACATGCGTTATTATTGGCGACAAATAAAGCTTTATCTGCCGATGAGATTATGGAAGCTTTAAAAATTTCCCGCGGAAATGTAAACATGAATGTTCGTGCATTAATCGATTGGGGAATTGTAAGAAAAGAGTTTGTAGTAGGGGAGCGTAAAGAGTTTTTCGTTGCCGATAAAGATATTTGGGAACTATTTAAACAAGTAACCAAAGAACGCAAAAAAAGAGAGATCGAACCTGTATTAAAAGTCTTAGAGGAATTACAAAACGATGTAAGTGAAGATTCTGAAGATGCTGAGGTTTTTAGAAAATTGATGAAGGATATTTTATCAGTAACAGGTATGTTTAACGGTTTATTAGAAAAGGCAATTAAAGCAGACGAGCACTGGTTGCTATCTAATTTTACAAGATTGATTAAAAAATAA